The Streptomyces phaeolivaceus genome has a window encoding:
- a CDS encoding ABC transporter substrate-binding protein, which translates to MSGISKKAAIALAATASLSLLATACTGQADSRASDDPNAKTTITFWHGWSAPAEVKAIQANVDKFEKEHPNITVKVVGNINDDKLNQALRAGGSSGPDVVSSFTTSNIGKFCSSGAFLDLKPFIEKSKLDLDKIIPKPMLDYTQFEGTRCALPLLGDAYGLYYNKDAYRKAGIKAPPKTWSEFAKVAKKLTKTKGDSYAQLGFMPNYHGYETVVDHYMSQWDHSYFNSEGKSNISEDPAFAEMFTYQKSLVDSLGGFEKLEKYRNTFGDEWGAKHPFQTGQVAMQLDGEWRLGMAEAAGTDFEIGTAPMPVADDEVDEYGKGFLSGTIIGIAPQSEKQNAAWELVKYLTTDTGAVVSFANAIHNVPSTFAALKSPDLKVDEGFQTFLDIAQNTHSNTPPASINGSTYQTTLQDFGYQYESGKVTDLQKGLEKTAAQIDTDIAQAK; encoded by the coding sequence ATGTCCGGAATATCCAAGAAAGCCGCCATCGCGCTCGCCGCCACCGCCTCCCTCTCCCTGCTCGCCACCGCGTGTACGGGTCAGGCCGACTCCCGTGCCTCCGACGACCCGAACGCCAAGACGACGATCACCTTCTGGCACGGGTGGAGCGCGCCCGCCGAGGTGAAGGCGATCCAGGCGAACGTGGACAAGTTCGAGAAGGAGCACCCGAACATCACGGTGAAGGTCGTCGGGAACATCAACGACGACAAGCTCAACCAGGCGCTGCGGGCGGGCGGTTCGAGCGGGCCGGACGTGGTGTCGTCGTTCACGACGTCGAACATCGGCAAGTTCTGCTCGTCCGGGGCGTTCCTCGACCTGAAGCCGTTCATCGAGAAGTCGAAGCTGGACCTCGACAAGATCATCCCGAAGCCGATGCTGGACTACACCCAGTTCGAGGGCACCCGCTGCGCGCTGCCGCTGCTGGGTGACGCGTACGGGCTGTATTACAACAAGGACGCGTATCGGAAGGCCGGCATCAAGGCGCCGCCGAAGACGTGGTCGGAGTTCGCGAAGGTCGCCAAGAAGCTGACCAAGACCAAGGGCGACAGCTACGCGCAGCTCGGGTTCATGCCGAACTACCACGGCTACGAGACGGTCGTGGACCACTACATGTCGCAGTGGGACCACTCCTACTTCAACTCCGAGGGCAAGTCGAACATCTCCGAGGACCCGGCGTTCGCGGAGATGTTCACGTACCAGAAGAGCCTGGTGGACTCGCTCGGCGGCTTCGAGAAGCTGGAGAAGTACCGGAACACCTTCGGTGACGAGTGGGGCGCCAAGCACCCGTTCCAGACCGGCCAGGTGGCCATGCAGCTGGACGGCGAGTGGCGGCTCGGTATGGCGGAGGCCGCCGGGACCGACTTCGAGATCGGCACCGCGCCCATGCCCGTGGCCGACGACGAGGTCGACGAGTACGGCAAGGGCTTCCTCTCCGGCACGATCATCGGCATCGCCCCGCAGAGCGAGAAGCAGAACGCGGCCTGGGAGCTGGTGAAGTACCTGACGACCGACACCGGCGCCGTCGTCTCCTTCGCCAACGCCATCCACAACGTGCCGTCCACGTTCGCGGCCCTGAAGTCGCCCGACCTGAAGGTGGACGAGGGCTTCCAGACCTTCCTGGACATCGCCCAGAACACGCACTCGAACACCCCGCCGGCCTCCATCAACGGCTCCACGTACCAGACGACGCTCCAGGACTTCGGCTACCAGTACGAGTCCGGCAAGGTGACGGATCTGCAGAAGGGTCTGGAGAAGACCGCGGCGCAGATCGACACCGACATCGCCCAGGCGAAGTAG
- a CDS encoding ROK family transcriptional regulator → MAGTPRVLRAMNDRAALDLLLEHGPLSRTRLGKLTGLSKPTASQLLARLEAAGLVIATGTGTDGSGAGASDSGAGRPGPNAQLYAVDPTAAYAAGLDVTPERVLAAVADITGRTVGEHAVPTPGRRPAEPVVRQVTTALDGAVKAAGLVRSDVRRLVIGTPGAFDPGTGRLRYASHLPGWHSPALLGELAAALPMPVEYENDVNLAALAEQRLGAAKGHEDFVLLWNEGGLGAAVILGGRLHRGFTGGAGEVGFLPVPGVPLVRQVTKANSGGFQELAGSQIIPRLARELGISPIPEGPYAEVAAELVARAAADPDSGSHRRLLATYATGLATGIAALIAVLDPELVVLSGTALTAGGEPLRGLVEAELAELAASRPRLVLGDVREHPVLRGALESALAATRDEVFDTSR, encoded by the coding sequence ATGGCAGGAACCCCCCGCGTACTGCGCGCCATGAACGACCGCGCCGCACTCGACCTGCTGCTGGAGCACGGGCCGCTCTCCCGGACCCGGCTCGGCAAGCTGACGGGGCTGTCCAAGCCGACCGCCTCACAGCTCCTGGCCCGACTCGAAGCCGCCGGACTCGTGATCGCCACGGGCACCGGCACGGACGGGTCCGGCGCCGGCGCGAGCGACTCGGGCGCGGGCCGACCCGGCCCCAACGCCCAGCTCTACGCGGTCGACCCGACCGCCGCCTACGCCGCCGGGCTCGACGTCACCCCCGAACGCGTCCTGGCCGCCGTCGCCGACATCACCGGCCGCACGGTCGGCGAGCACGCCGTCCCCACCCCCGGACGACGCCCCGCCGAACCCGTCGTACGACAGGTCACCACCGCGCTCGACGGGGCGGTCAAGGCCGCCGGGCTCGTCCGGTCCGATGTGCGCCGCCTGGTCATCGGCACACCCGGCGCCTTCGACCCGGGCACCGGACGGCTGCGGTACGCCTCGCATCTGCCCGGCTGGCACTCCCCCGCCCTCCTCGGTGAACTCGCCGCCGCGCTGCCGATGCCGGTGGAGTACGAGAACGACGTGAACCTCGCCGCGCTGGCCGAACAACGGCTGGGCGCGGCCAAGGGCCACGAGGACTTCGTCCTGCTGTGGAACGAGGGCGGTCTCGGCGCGGCCGTGATACTGGGCGGACGGCTGCACCGGGGCTTCACCGGGGGCGCCGGCGAGGTCGGGTTCCTGCCCGTGCCCGGGGTGCCGCTGGTCCGTCAGGTCACCAAGGCGAACAGCGGGGGCTTCCAGGAGCTCGCCGGTTCGCAGATCATCCCCCGGCTCGCCCGTGAGCTGGGCATCTCCCCGATCCCGGAGGGGCCGTACGCCGAGGTCGCGGCGGAGCTGGTGGCCCGCGCCGCCGCCGACCCCGACTCCGGGTCCCACCGGCGACTTCTGGCCACGTACGCCACCGGGCTCGCCACGGGTATCGCCGCCCTCATCGCCGTACTCGATCCCGAACTCGTCGTCCTCAGCGGTACGGCGCTCACCGCCGGTGGTGAGCCGCTGCGGGGGCTCGTCGAGGCCGAGTTGGCGGAGCTGGCCGCGTCCCGGCCCCGGCTCGTCCTCGGTGACGTACGTGAACACCCTGTGCTGCGGGGGGCGCTGGAGAGCGCGCTCGCCGCGACGCGTGACGAAGTCTTCGACACCTCGCGCTGA
- a CDS encoding serine/threonine-protein kinase — MSQTEENPTSEEAARQPCQRPGCSGGYEDVGGGELYCDECGLAPVVSASGMVNSPPTGITGGGRGSRGSGSGSSRSSRSSRSSRTSARSSQSRRSVSGRLSRALSGRSTGRSVSVRSSGKTAGSSGRARLGVGLVQVPDVPRPDPRSMVLESAEVPERKRFCSRSDCGAPVGRARGERPGRTEGFCTKCGHPYSFVPKLHSGDIVRGQYEVVGCLAHGGLGWIYLAIDRAVSDRWVVLKGLLDTGDQDAMAAAISERRFLAEIEHSNIVRIYNFVEHLDQRTGSLDGYIVMEYVGGKSLKEIANGRRTTDGRRDPLPVEQACAYGIEALEALGHLHSRNLLYCDFKVDNAIQTEDQLKLIDMGAVRRMDDDESAIYGTVGYQAPEVADVGPSVASDLYTVARTLAVLTFDFQGYTNVFVDSLPDPDNIEVFRRYESFYRLLVRATDPDPARRFASAQEMSEQLTGVLREVVSLQTGRARPAMSTIFGPEVRVTDTELFAKLDGEVSRLGTRVIPVGKGPWRGKGAAGNGSSPATPAVGNGSSPSGTPAPLTGGAAVPARLTRELDTAAAALALPVPRVDPGDPNAGFLAGLMTSAPTELITALHSAPSGSLELRLRELRARLEMAEFTIALATLDALERDHPDDWRVVWYRGVAALATGDHENAALSFDAIYDAFPGEPAPKLALGLCAEVLGQLDNAAEYYRLVWTTDPSFVSTAFGLARVRLTAGDRQNAVQVLESVPEASIHYTAARVAAVRARLRHRTEATPVPSGAAPSGTVPSGASPSATVPSGAVPDAPFLDDLTAAAGQIEALGGYGLDAVRREQLSTEVLGCALDWVLSGSQGAAPPAAERVLLGSALDERGLRFGLERSYRTLARLAQGGEERIDLVERANRYRPRTWV, encoded by the coding sequence GTGAGTCAGACCGAGGAGAACCCGACGAGCGAGGAGGCCGCGCGGCAGCCGTGTCAGCGGCCCGGCTGCTCGGGCGGCTACGAGGACGTGGGCGGCGGCGAGCTGTACTGCGACGAGTGCGGTCTGGCGCCGGTCGTCTCGGCGAGCGGCATGGTCAACTCGCCGCCCACCGGTATCACCGGGGGCGGCCGGGGCTCGCGCGGCTCCGGTTCCGGCAGTTCGCGCTCCTCGCGCTCCTCGCGCTCCTCACGGACGTCCGCGCGCTCCTCGCAGTCCCGGCGCTCGGTCTCGGGCCGTCTCTCGCGGGCCCTGTCGGGCAGGTCGACGGGCCGCTCGGTGTCGGTGCGCAGCTCCGGCAAGACCGCCGGTTCCTCGGGTCGGGCGCGGCTGGGCGTCGGTCTCGTCCAGGTCCCGGACGTACCGCGCCCGGACCCGCGTTCGATGGTGCTGGAGTCCGCGGAGGTGCCCGAGCGGAAGCGGTTCTGCTCGCGCTCCGACTGCGGGGCGCCGGTCGGCCGGGCGCGCGGTGAGCGGCCGGGGCGCACGGAGGGCTTCTGCACCAAGTGCGGCCATCCGTACTCGTTCGTGCCGAAGCTGCACTCGGGCGACATCGTGCGCGGCCAGTACGAGGTCGTGGGCTGTCTCGCGCACGGCGGTCTGGGCTGGATCTATCTGGCCATAGACCGGGCGGTGTCGGACCGCTGGGTGGTGCTGAAGGGTCTGCTGGACACCGGCGACCAGGACGCGATGGCCGCCGCGATCTCCGAGCGCCGCTTCCTCGCCGAGATCGAACACTCCAACATCGTCCGCATCTACAACTTCGTCGAGCACCTCGACCAGCGCACCGGTTCGCTGGACGGGTACATCGTCATGGAGTACGTCGGCGGAAAGTCGCTGAAGGAGATCGCCAACGGCCGTCGCACGACGGACGGCCGCCGCGATCCGCTCCCGGTCGAGCAGGCGTGCGCGTACGGCATCGAGGCGCTGGAGGCGCTCGGGCATCTGCACAGCCGCAATCTGCTGTACTGCGACTTCAAGGTCGACAACGCGATCCAGACCGAGGACCAGCTCAAGCTGATCGACATGGGCGCGGTGCGCAGGATGGACGACGACGAGTCGGCCATCTACGGCACGGTCGGCTACCAGGCGCCCGAAGTCGCCGACGTGGGCCCGTCGGTGGCCTCCGACCTGTACACGGTCGCCCGGACGCTCGCGGTCCTCACCTTCGACTTCCAGGGGTACACGAACGTCTTCGTGGACTCCCTGCCCGACCCCGACAACATCGAGGTCTTCCGCCGGTACGAGTCCTTCTACCGGCTGCTGGTACGTGCCACCGACCCCGACCCGGCCCGCCGGTTCGCCTCCGCGCAGGAGATGTCGGAGCAGCTGACGGGTGTGCTGCGGGAGGTCGTCTCGCTCCAGACGGGTCGGGCCCGCCCCGCCATGTCGACGATCTTCGGCCCGGAAGTGCGGGTCACGGACACGGAGTTGTTCGCGAAGCTGGACGGCGAGGTGTCCCGGCTGGGGACCCGGGTGATTCCGGTGGGGAAGGGGCCGTGGCGAGGCAAGGGGGCGGCCGGGAACGGGAGTTCGCCCGCCACGCCGGCCGTCGGTAACGGATCTTCGCCGTCCGGTACGCCCGCGCCGCTGACCGGGGGCGCGGCCGTGCCCGCCCGGCTCACCCGGGAGCTGGACACCGCCGCCGCGGCTCTCGCGCTGCCCGTCCCGCGCGTGGACCCGGGGGACCCGAACGCCGGGTTCCTGGCGGGGCTCATGACCTCCGCGCCGACCGAGCTGATCACGGCGCTGCACTCGGCGCCCAGCGGCTCGCTGGAGCTGCGGCTGCGGGAGCTGCGGGCCCGGCTGGAGATGGCCGAGTTCACCATCGCGCTGGCCACCCTGGACGCCCTGGAGCGGGACCACCCCGACGACTGGCGGGTGGTCTGGTACCGGGGCGTGGCCGCGCTGGCCACCGGCGACCACGAGAACGCCGCGCTGTCCTTCGACGCCATCTACGACGCCTTCCCCGGCGAGCCGGCCCCCAAGCTGGCCCTCGGCCTGTGCGCGGAGGTGCTCGGGCAGCTGGACAACGCCGCCGAGTACTACCGTCTGGTGTGGACGACCGACCCGAGCTTCGTCAGCACCGCGTTCGGGCTGGCCCGGGTGCGGCTGACCGCCGGGGACCGGCAGAACGCCGTCCAGGTCCTGGAGTCCGTACCTGAGGCGTCCATCCACTACACCGCCGCCCGGGTCGCCGCCGTACGGGCCCGGCTCAGACACCGCACGGAGGCGACGCCCGTGCCGTCCGGGGCCGCTCCGTCGGGAACCGTGCCGTCCGGGGCCTCGCCCTCCGCGACCGTGCCGTCCGGGGCCGTCCCGGACGCACCGTTCCTGGACGATCTGACCGCTGCCGCCGGGCAGATCGAGGCGCTCGGCGGGTACGGTCTGGACGCGGTGCGCCGTGAGCAGTTGTCCACAGAGGTCCTTGGCTGCGCCCTGGACTGGGTACTCTCCGGTAGCCAGGGTGCCGCGCCCCCGGCGGCCGAGCGGGTGCTGCTCGGCAGCGCGCTGGACGAGCGTGGCCTCCGCTTCGGACTGGAGCGGTCGTACCGCACTTTGGCCCGGCTCGCCCAAGGCGGCGAGGAGAGGATCGACCTGGTGGAACGTGCCAACCGTTACCGCCCCCGGACGTGGGTGTAG
- a CDS encoding carbohydrate ABC transporter permease, whose translation MTQPLDAQGKSVRDRPVVSPAAADSERTARRRALLEWIAVHSLGVAAALFFTLPFVFVVLTSLMSDQQALTRDLLPDTWEWSNYRQVLDTPGFLTWWKNTLIYAGLGTVLTVVSSIPVAYALAKFRFRGRNLALMLVISMMMLPPQVVVIPMYLFWAKQMDLSGSLWPLIIPMAFGDAFSIFLLRQFLTTIPNEYLDAARVDGCGELRTLLRVVLPMAKPGIAAVALFQFFYAWNDYFGPQIYASENPAAWTLSYGLESFKGAHHTDWNLTMAATVLVMAPVILVFFFAQKAFVEGVTLTGVKG comes from the coding sequence ATGACCCAACCACTCGACGCGCAGGGCAAGTCCGTACGCGACAGGCCCGTGGTGTCACCGGCCGCCGCGGACAGCGAGCGGACCGCCCGCCGGCGGGCCCTGCTGGAGTGGATCGCCGTCCACTCGCTCGGCGTGGCCGCCGCGCTCTTCTTCACCCTGCCCTTCGTCTTCGTCGTGCTGACCTCGCTGATGAGCGACCAGCAGGCGCTGACCCGCGATCTGCTCCCGGACACCTGGGAGTGGAGCAACTACCGGCAGGTGCTGGACACCCCCGGCTTCCTGACCTGGTGGAAGAACACCCTGATCTACGCGGGCCTCGGCACCGTCCTGACCGTCGTGTCGTCGATCCCGGTGGCGTACGCCCTCGCCAAGTTCCGCTTCCGCGGCCGTAATCTGGCGCTGATGCTGGTCATCTCGATGATGATGCTGCCGCCGCAGGTCGTCGTGATCCCGATGTACCTGTTCTGGGCCAAGCAGATGGACCTGTCCGGTTCACTGTGGCCGCTGATCATCCCGATGGCGTTCGGTGACGCGTTCTCCATCTTCCTGCTGCGGCAGTTCCTGACGACCATCCCGAACGAGTACCTCGACGCGGCCCGGGTAGACGGCTGCGGCGAACTGCGCACCCTGCTGCGGGTCGTCCTGCCGATGGCCAAGCCGGGCATCGCGGCCGTCGCCCTGTTCCAGTTCTTCTACGCCTGGAACGACTACTTCGGCCCGCAGATCTACGCCTCCGAGAACCCGGCCGCGTGGACGCTCAGTTACGGCCTGGAGTCCTTCAAGGGCGCGCACCACACCGACTGGAATCTGACCATGGCCGCGACCGTGCTGGTCATGGCCCCCGTGATCCTCGTGTTCTTCTTCGCGCAGAAGGCGTTCGTCGAGGGCGTCACCCTGACCGGAGTAAAGGGTTGA
- a CDS encoding carbohydrate ABC transporter permease: protein MSTHSPRVSLASTASTHTLRSKRRRSALRTVAFLSPWLIGFGVFFAYPLVSTVYFSLMKYDGFGTPSFRGLGNWSYVFTDYPMFWPALRNTLWLVLVMVTCRVLFGLGIGLLITKIRTGTGVFRTLFYLPYLAPPVAATLAFVFLLNPGTGPVNAILGDLGLPTPGWFTDPTWSKPALTALALWGVGDLMVIFMAALLDVPKEQYEAAELDGASAWQRFRFVTLPTISPIVMFAVVTGVIQTMQYYTQPLVAGKVASGIIGGSGQQFEPGYPDKSTLTLPQLVYNLGFQRFDYGSACVVALVLFALSMVFTALLMRRRGGLIGAGD from the coding sequence ATGTCCACGCACTCCCCGCGCGTGTCGCTCGCGTCCACCGCGTCCACGCACACGCTCCGTTCGAAGCGCCGCCGGTCGGCGCTTCGAACGGTGGCCTTCCTGTCACCCTGGCTGATCGGGTTCGGCGTCTTCTTCGCCTATCCGCTGGTGTCGACCGTGTACTTCTCGCTGATGAAGTACGACGGCTTCGGTACACCGTCCTTCCGCGGCCTGGGCAACTGGTCCTACGTCTTCACCGACTACCCGATGTTCTGGCCGGCCCTGCGCAACACCCTCTGGCTGGTCCTGGTGATGGTGACCTGCCGGGTGCTGTTCGGGCTCGGCATCGGTCTGCTGATCACCAAGATCAGGACGGGTACGGGTGTCTTCCGCACCCTCTTCTATCTGCCGTACCTGGCCCCGCCGGTCGCCGCGACCCTCGCCTTCGTCTTCCTCCTCAACCCCGGCACCGGACCGGTCAACGCGATCCTGGGCGACCTGGGTCTGCCGACACCCGGCTGGTTCACCGACCCCACCTGGTCCAAGCCGGCGCTCACCGCGCTCGCGCTGTGGGGCGTGGGCGATCTGATGGTCATCTTCATGGCCGCGCTGCTCGACGTACCGAAGGAGCAGTACGAGGCCGCCGAGTTGGACGGGGCGTCGGCCTGGCAGCGGTTCCGGTTCGTGACGCTGCCGACCATCTCGCCGATCGTGATGTTCGCGGTGGTCACGGGCGTGATCCAGACGATGCAGTACTACACGCAGCCCCTGGTCGCCGGGAAGGTCGCCTCCGGCATCATCGGCGGCTCCGGTCAGCAGTTCGAGCCGGGCTACCCGGACAAGTCGACGCTGACCCTGCCCCAGCTCGTCTACAACCTCGGCTTCCAGCGCTTCGACTACGGCTCCGCCTGTGTGGTCGCCCTCGTGCTGTTCGCCCTGTCGATGGTGTTCACCGCGCTGCTGATGCGGCGCCGGGGCGGACTGATCGGAGCGGGTGACTGA
- a CDS encoding 6-phospho-beta-glucosidase has protein sequence MKLTVVGGGSTYTPELVDGFARLRDTLPIEELVLVDPAADRLELVGGLARRIFARQGHPGRIVTTGDLDAGVEGADAVLLQLRIGGQAAREQDETWPLECGCVGQETTGAGGLAKALRTVPVVLDIAERVRRTNPDAWIIDFTNPVGIVTRALLKAGHKAVGLCNVAIGLQRKFAERLGVTPAEVHLNHVGLNHLTWETGVRLGGPSGEDVLPKLLADHGETIAADLRLPRPVLDRLGVVPSYYLRYYYAHDEVVRELGTKPSRAAEVAAMERQLLEMYADPALDEKPALLARRGGAFYSEAAVDLAASLLGDGGSTYQVVNTLNHGTLPFLPADAVIEVQAAVGRQGAAPLPVEAVDPLYAGLMANVTAYEDLALDAALRGGRDRVFRALLSHPLIGQYEYAEALTDRLIAHNREHLAWA, from the coding sequence ATGAAGCTCACTGTGGTCGGCGGAGGCTCGACCTACACACCCGAACTCGTCGACGGGTTCGCCCGGCTCAGGGACACGCTGCCGATCGAGGAGCTGGTGCTCGTCGATCCGGCCGCCGACCGGCTGGAGCTGGTCGGCGGTCTGGCCCGGCGGATCTTCGCCCGCCAGGGCCACCCCGGACGGATCGTCACCACCGGTGACCTGGACGCGGGCGTCGAGGGCGCCGACGCGGTCCTCCTCCAGCTCCGGATCGGCGGCCAGGCCGCCCGGGAGCAGGACGAGACCTGGCCGCTGGAGTGCGGCTGCGTCGGACAGGAGACCACCGGCGCGGGCGGCCTCGCCAAGGCGCTGCGCACGGTCCCGGTCGTCCTGGACATCGCCGAACGGGTCCGCCGGACCAACCCGGACGCCTGGATCATCGACTTCACCAACCCGGTGGGGATCGTGACCCGGGCGCTGCTCAAGGCCGGCCACAAGGCGGTCGGTCTGTGCAACGTGGCGATCGGCCTGCAGCGGAAGTTCGCCGAGCGTCTCGGGGTGACCCCGGCCGAGGTCCATCTGAACCACGTGGGCCTCAACCACCTCACCTGGGAGACCGGGGTCCGCCTCGGCGGCCCCTCCGGCGAGGACGTCCTGCCGAAGCTGCTGGCCGACCACGGCGAGACGATCGCAGCCGATCTGCGCCTGCCCCGCCCGGTCCTGGACCGCCTCGGCGTGGTCCCCTCCTACTACCTGCGCTACTACTACGCCCACGACGAGGTCGTGCGGGAGCTGGGCACCAAGCCGTCCCGGGCCGCCGAAGTGGCGGCGATGGAACGGCAGTTGCTGGAGATGTACGCCGACCCGGCGCTCGACGAGAAGCCCGCGCTGCTCGCCAGGCGCGGCGGGGCCTTCTACTCCGAGGCGGCCGTCGACCTCGCCGCGTCGCTGCTGGGCGACGGGGGCAGCACCTACCAGGTGGTGAACACCCTCAACCACGGCACCCTGCCCTTCCTCCCCGCCGACGCGGTGATCGAGGTGCAGGCCGCCGTCGGCAGGCAGGGCGCCGCGCCGCTGCCGGTGGAGGCCGTGGACCCGCTGTACGCGGGCCTGATGGCGAACGTGACCGCGTACGAGGACCTGGCCCTGGACGCGGCCCTGCGCGGCGGCCGGGACCGGGTGTTCCGGGCGCTGCTCTCGCACCCCCTGATCGGCCAGTACGAGTACGCCGAGGCCCTCACCGACCGGCTGATCGCACACAACCGGGAGCACCTCGCGTGGGCGTGA
- a CDS encoding N-acetylglucosamine kinase, with protein sequence MLAVDAGNSKTDVAVIAPDGEVLGAARGGGFQPPAVGVTTAVDGLAEVVRRALAEAGIGSVDHVSACLANADFPVEEERLAAALGTRAWGTTVEVRNDTFAILRAGVAEPRGVAVVCGAGVNCVGMRPDGRTARFPALGRVSGDWGGGWGLAEEAMWHASRAEDGRGGPTALADTLPAHFGLDSVYALVEALHLEHIPAPRRHELTPVLFATATAGDPVARSLVDRMAEEVVAMATVALTRLDLLGEETPVLLGGGVLAARHPLLDARIREALAAAAPKAVPRVVTAAPVLGAALLGLDRVRAPRTVHARVRAHYEGG encoded by the coding sequence GTGCTCGCCGTCGACGCCGGCAACAGCAAGACCGATGTCGCCGTGATCGCGCCGGACGGGGAGGTGCTGGGCGCGGCGCGCGGCGGCGGATTCCAGCCGCCGGCGGTCGGGGTGACCACGGCCGTCGACGGCCTCGCGGAGGTCGTACGGCGGGCCCTCGCCGAGGCCGGGATCGGCTCGGTCGACCATGTCTCGGCCTGTCTGGCCAACGCCGACTTCCCCGTGGAGGAGGAGCGGCTCGCGGCGGCGCTGGGCACGCGCGCGTGGGGCACGACCGTCGAGGTCCGCAACGACACCTTCGCCATCCTGCGGGCCGGCGTGGCCGAGCCCCGGGGCGTGGCCGTGGTGTGCGGGGCCGGTGTGAACTGCGTCGGGATGCGCCCCGACGGCCGCACCGCCCGCTTTCCGGCGCTCGGCCGCGTCTCCGGGGACTGGGGCGGCGGTTGGGGCCTCGCCGAGGAGGCGATGTGGCACGCGTCCCGCGCTGAGGACGGCCGGGGCGGGCCCACGGCGCTCGCCGACACCCTGCCCGCGCACTTCGGCCTGGACTCCGTGTACGCGCTGGTGGAGGCCCTGCACCTGGAGCACATCCCGGCCCCGCGCCGCCATGAGCTCACCCCGGTCCTGTTCGCCACGGCGACCGCCGGCGACCCGGTGGCCCGCTCGCTGGTGGACCGGATGGCCGAGGAGGTGGTGGCCATGGCGACGGTGGCCCTGACCCGCCTGGACCTCCTCGGCGAGGAGACCCCCGTCCTCCTCGGCGGCGGGGTCCTCGCCGCCCGGCACCCCCTCCTCGACGCCCGGATCCGGGAGGCGCTCGCCGCCGCCGCGCCCAAGGCCGTCCCCCGGGTGGTCACGGCCGCCCCGGTGCTGGGCGCGGCGCTGCTCGGCCTCGACCGGGTGAGAGCGCCGAGGACCGTGCACGCGCGCGTGCGGGCGCACTACGAAGGAGGGTGA
- a CDS encoding glutamate ABC transporter substrate-binding protein produces MEGLAMKAVRRLRAGLSGWGGVGAMAVLCALTLVFALVLPVKGTRGEGATATGGQGTARGTQARADKCATMKAPENQSLRPSSDASDKAIERIEKNDFITVGVDQNSYRWGYRDPNSTNDDAQLEGFDIDIAHRIAEEILGDRTKVRFKAIPTSRRIPALQEGEVDMVVRTMTISCERMKQVAFSQPYFETGQQILAPKSTTIEGYGKTLADKKICTAATSTALSTLQDGKDTGKLPDSTDISLTVPNQLDCLVRLQLGQVDAVVTDGALAASQAAQDPTVKLVGEPFTTEYYGVAMNKDATDLVRRVNQVLVDYLKDGWKTSYDTWLSGTLGNDSANSRPPSPQQYSD; encoded by the coding sequence GTGGAAGGGCTCGCGATGAAAGCGGTACGGCGCCTGCGGGCCGGTCTCAGTGGCTGGGGCGGCGTGGGCGCGATGGCGGTCCTCTGCGCACTGACCCTGGTCTTCGCCCTGGTGCTGCCGGTGAAGGGCACCCGCGGCGAGGGCGCGACGGCCACCGGCGGCCAGGGGACCGCCCGGGGCACCCAGGCTCGGGCGGACAAGTGCGCCACGATGAAGGCCCCGGAGAACCAGAGTCTGCGGCCCTCCTCCGACGCGTCCGACAAGGCGATCGAGCGCATCGAGAAGAACGACTTCATCACGGTCGGCGTCGACCAGAACAGCTACCGCTGGGGCTATCGCGACCCGAACAGCACCAACGACGACGCCCAGCTGGAGGGCTTCGACATCGACATCGCGCACCGCATCGCCGAGGAGATACTCGGCGACCGGACGAAGGTGCGTTTCAAGGCGATTCCGACCAGCCGACGCATCCCCGCGCTCCAGGAGGGGGAGGTCGACATGGTGGTCCGCACGATGACGATCAGTTGCGAGCGCATGAAGCAGGTCGCCTTCTCCCAGCCGTACTTCGAGACCGGGCAGCAGATCCTGGCCCCCAAGTCGACGACGATCGAGGGCTACGGCAAGACGCTGGCGGACAAGAAGATCTGCACGGCGGCCACTTCCACGGCACTGTCCACCCTCCAGGACGGCAAGGACACGGGGAAGCTGCCCGACTCCACCGACATCTCCCTGACCGTCCCCAACCAACTCGACTGCCTGGTACGGCTCCAGCTCGGCCAGGTCGACGCCGTGGTCACCGACGGCGCCCTCGCCGCGAGCCAGGCGGCGCAGGATCCGACCGTGAAGCTGGTGGGCGAGCCGTTCACCACCGAGTACTACGGCGTGGCGATGAACAAGGACGCGACGGATCTGGTACGCCGGGTCAACCAGGTGCTGGTGGACTATCTCAAGGACGGCTGGAAGACCTCGTACGACACCTGGCTGTCCGGGACGCTCGGCAACGACTCGGCGAACTCCCGGCCGCCTTCCCCACAGCAGTACAGCGACTGA